The window TTCGCAGAGATTGTTTAAGCTATTTTCAAGACCAGTCTGCAGCTATGAGCGATATTCAAAATAAGGCAGGGGAAGGTCTTCCTGTTCTTGTTTTTGTTGAACGGCTTTTAAAAGGAAAATCTACCGCAGATTTTATCCAAAACACCCGTCAGCTTTTTCCGAATGTTAAAATTATTGTCTTAACCGGAGAAACCAGTGAAGACGAATTGATTTTTCTGCATGAGATCGGTGTAAATAATATTATTACCAAACCAGTTTCTGTGGACAGTCTTGTACAGAAGCTTGCTTTTACAATTAAACCGCAGGGTAAGCTCAATCAGCTGGTTCAGGTAGGTAAGGAATTACTGCGAAAAGGTGAGCTTGAAAAAGTAATGCACGTCAGTGCTAAGATCCTTGAAATTAAGCCTGACAGTCCTGCAGCCTTGATGTTGCTCGGGGATGCTTTAAGCGGGCTTGGCAGAAGAAGCGAAGCTCTTAAAGCTTTTTTAAAAGCTCACGAACAATCTACAGTTTTTATGGAGCCGATTAAAAAATTGGCTGAATTCTATAAAGATAGTGATAGTGAACAGTATTTATTGTACTTAAAGAAACTTGATAAGATCAGTCCCCTTAATACCGAGCGAAAGTGCGAAATAGGGCGCGTCCATTTAGGGCGCGAAGAGCTTGACGCAGCGGAAGTTTTTTTTGATCAGGCCGTAAAGTGTTCGATAAGAGAGGCTCATGGTTATCTTTCGCAGGTTATGAGCGGTATTGCTGAATCGCTGATCGAAGTTTCCCCCTCAATGGCTGAAAAATATTATAGCAAGCTTCTTTCTGTAAAATCGGGCAATCTTTCCGCTGATGATCTTGAAACGTATAATCGACTCGGGATCGCTATGCGAAAACAGGGCAAGTGGGAAATGGCTGTTGCCAACTACAAGGAAGCTCTTAAGGTCGCACCGAATGAAGCTGGCCTTTATTACAATATAGGGCTGGCTTATACTGACGGCAAAGAGTATGCTAAGTGTGCTCAGTCTTTCAATAAAGCCATAAAATCAGATCAGGAGATTTATAAAAAGTCTCCGTCTGTAGCTCGGAACATAGCAGGTATTTTTTTGAAAGTAGGTATGGCCAGCGAAGCTAGACGTGTAATTGAAGAAGGTGTGGCGGCTTTTCCTGATGATTCTAAACTGAAAGATTTGCTAAAAAAAATACCTAACTAGCTATGTTTATTTGTGTATTATTAATAACTATATTAAATATTCTGACTTGAGGTAATTCATTTGAGTCGGTTTTAAGGTTAGC is drawn from Desulfovibrio gilichinskyi and contains these coding sequences:
- a CDS encoding tetratricopeptide repeat protein — encoded protein: MASNYDQIVRDYFEGRSGYTILLSDEPSFYKLLRGTLYKILAIRRDCLSYFQDQSAAMSDIQNKAGEGLPVLVFVERLLKGKSTADFIQNTRQLFPNVKIIVLTGETSEDELIFLHEIGVNNIITKPVSVDSLVQKLAFTIKPQGKLNQLVQVGKELLRKGELEKVMHVSAKILEIKPDSPAALMLLGDALSGLGRRSEALKAFLKAHEQSTVFMEPIKKLAEFYKDSDSEQYLLYLKKLDKISPLNTERKCEIGRVHLGREELDAAEVFFDQAVKCSIREAHGYLSQVMSGIAESLIEVSPSMAEKYYSKLLSVKSGNLSADDLETYNRLGIAMRKQGKWEMAVANYKEALKVAPNEAGLYYNIGLAYTDGKEYAKCAQSFNKAIKSDQEIYKKSPSVARNIAGIFLKVGMASEARRVIEEGVAAFPDDSKLKDLLKKIPN